In Rhodamnia argentea isolate NSW1041297 chromosome 4, ASM2092103v1, whole genome shotgun sequence, the following proteins share a genomic window:
- the LOC115750105 gene encoding D-amino-acid transaminase, chloroplastic → MASLTSSLSPMASLTSSPSQSVAKLADHALDSSPRATLLKLSAPRAARGRTAIVRSCHGAQTLVDNCSQASNVPVLTCSEAVERLQAKRRGWRGKQQYLAMYSSVSGGIVTDPAAMVIPMDDHMVHRGHGVFDTAAIVDGHLYELDQHLDRIMRSASMAKISLPFDRESIKGILIRTVSVSGCSKGFLRYWLSAGPGDFQLSPSGCAEPALYAIVIQDQLPFDSTGVKVVTTSVPIKPPQFATMKSVNYLPNTLSKIEAEENGAYAAIWLDSEGFVAEGPNMNVAFVTKDKELLMPHFDKILSGCTVKRVLSLAEALVNKGKLRGIKLGNVTIEEGKAADEMMLIGSGVLVRSVIQWDEQAIGDGKEGPVTQSLLNAIIKDMESGPSTVRIPIPY, encoded by the exons atggCTTCCctcacctcctctctctctcccatggCTTCCCTcacctcctctccctctcaatcCGTCGCCAAGCTCGCCGATCACGCGCTCGATTCCAGTCCTCGCGCCACTCTGCTCAAGCTCTCGGCCCCGCGCGCGGCTCGCGGACGGACGGCAATCGTGAGAAGCTGCCATGGAGCGCAGACTTTGGTTG ATAATTGCAGCCAAGCGTCCAATGTGCCGGTGCTGACTTGTTCCGAG GCCGTCGAGAGGCTACAGGCGAAGCGGAGAGGCTGGAGAGGAAAGCAGCAATATCTCGCCATGTACTCAAGCGTTTCCGGCGGGATCGTGACGGATCCGGCGGCTATGGTGATCCCCATGGATGACCATATGGTTCACAGGGGACACGGCGTCTTCGACACCGCCGCGATAGTGGATGG ACATCTCTACGAGTTGGACCAGCACCTCGACCGCATTATGAGATCCGCGTCCATGGCCAAGATTAGTCTTCCATTCGATCGAGAAAGCATAAAAGGGATCCTCATTCGAACGGTGAGTGTTTCCGGGTGTAGCAAAGGGTTCCTGAGGTACTGGCTTTCAGCAGGCCCGGGTGATTTCCAACTCTCTCCTTCCGGTTGCGCCGAGCCCGCTTTGTACGCCATCGTAATCCAAGACCAGTTGCCATTTGATTCGACGGGGGTCAAAGTAGTTACTACGTCAGTTCCGATAAAGCCTCCTCAATTCGCCACCATGAAAAGTGTCAATTACCTTCCCAACACGCTGTCGAAGATCGAAGCTGAAGAAAACGGCGCCTATGCTGCCATATGGTTAGACAGCGAAGGATTCGTCGCTGAAGGGCCGAACATGAACGTGGCATTCGTCACAAAGGACAAGGAACTTCTGATGCCGCATTTTGACAAGATCCTCAGCGGGTGCACCGTGAAAAGGGTCCTGTCCCTTGCCGAGGCACTGGTGAACAAGGGTAAACTTCGGGGGATTAAGCTAGGGAACGTGACAATAGAGGAAGGAAAAGCAGCGGACGAGATGATGCTCATCGGCAGTGGAGTTCTTGTCCGCTCCGTCATCCAGTGGGACGAGCAGGCAATCGGCGACG GTAAAGAAGGTCCCGTAACCCAGTCTCTCTTGAATGCCATCATTAAGGACATGGAATCAGGACCCT